The proteins below are encoded in one region of Macaca nemestrina isolate mMacNem1 chromosome 10, mMacNem.hap1, whole genome shotgun sequence:
- the LOC105474135 gene encoding glutaminase liver isoform, mitochondrial isoform X1, whose amino-acid sequence MRSMKALQKSLSRASSHCRRGDWGHLSRSPLLGEGVRHHLSEAAAQGRETPHSRQPQHQDHDSSESGMLSRLGDLLFYTIAEGQEQIPIHKFTTALKATGLQTSDPRLQDCMSEMHRVVQESSSGGLLDRDLFRKCVSSNIVLLTQAFRKKFVIPDFEEFTGHVDRIFEDAKELTGGKVAAYIPQLAKSNPDLWGVSLCTVDGQRHSVGHTKIPFCLQSCVKPLTYAISISTLGTDYVHKFVGKEPSGLRYNKLSLNEEGIPHNPMVNAGAIVVSSLIKMDCNKAEKFDFVLQYLNKMAGNEYMGFSNATFQSEKETGDRNYAIGYYLKEKKCFPKGVDMMAALDLYFQLCSVEVTCESGSVMAATLANGGICPITGESVLSAEAVRNTLSLMHSCGMYDFSGQFAFHVGLPAKSAVSGAILLVVPNVMGMMCLSPPLDKLGNSYRGTSFCQKLVSLFNFHNYDNLRHCARKLDPRREGGEVRNKTVVNLLFAAYSGDVSALRRFALSAMDMEQKDYDSRTALHVAAAEGHIEVVKFLIEACKVNPFAKDRWGNIPLDDAVQFNHLEVVKLLQDYQDSYTLSDTQAEAAAEALSKENLESMV is encoded by the exons ATGCGCTCCATGAAGGCTCTGCAGAAGTCGCTGAGCCGGGCCAGCAGTCACTGCCGGCGGGGAGACTGGGGTCACCTGAGCCGGAGCCCCCTCCTTGGCGAGGGCGTCCGGCACCACCTCAGTGAGGCCGCGGCGCAGGGCAGAGAGACACCACACAGCCGCCAACCGCAGCACCAGGATCA TGATTCATCAGAAAGTGGCATGCTGTCCCGCCTGGGTGATTTGCTCTTCTACACTATTGCTGAAGGACAGGAACAAATCCCTATCCACAAGTTCACCACT GCACTAAAGGCCACTGGACTGCAGACATCAGATCCTCGGCTCCAAGACTGCATGAGCGAGATGCACCGTGTGGTCCAAGAGTCCAGTAGTGGTGGCCTCTTGGACCGAGATCTCTTCCGAAA GTGTGTGAGCAGCAACATTGTGCTCCTGACCCAGGCATTCCGAAAGAAGTTTGTCATTCCTGATTTTGAGGAGTTCACGGGCCATGTGGATCGCATCTTTGAGGATGCCAAAGAGCTCACTGGAGGCAAA GTGGCAGCCTACATCCCTCAGCTGGCCAAGTCAAACCCAGACCTGTGGGGTGTCTCTCTGTGCACTGTGGATGGTCAGCG GCACTCTGTGGGCCACACAAAGATCCCCTTCTGCCTGCAGTCCTGTGTGAAGCCCCTCACCTATGCCATCTCCATAAGCACCCTAGGCACTGACTACGTGCACAAGTTTGTGGGCAAAGAGCCTAGTGGCCTGCGCTACAACAAGCTCTCCCTCAATGAGGAAG GAATCCCCCATAACCCCATGGTCAATGCTGGTGCCATTGTTGTCAGCTCCCTGATCAAG aTGGACTGTAACAAAGCAGAGAAGTTTGATTTT GTGTTGCAGTATCTCAACAAAATGGCTGGGAATGAATACATGGGTTTCAGCAATGCCAC ATTCCAGTCGGAGAAGGAAACAGGGGATCGGAATTATGCCATTGGCTATTATCTCAAGGAAAAGAAG TGCTTTCCTAAGGGGGTGGACATGATGGCTGCCCTTGATCTCTACTTCCAG CTGTGCTCTGTGGAGGTCACTTGTGAATCAGGCAGTGTCATGGCAGCCACCCTCGCCAATGGTGGGATCTGCCCCATCACAGGCGAGAGTGTGCTGAGTGCTGAAGCAGTGCGCAACACCCTCAGCCTCATGCATTCCTGCGGCATGTATGACTTCTCTGGCCAGTTTGCCTTCCAC GTGGGCCTGCCAGCCAAGTCAGCTGTATCAGGAGCCATCCTCCTGGTGGTACCCAATGTCATGGGAATGATGTGCCTGTCACCCCCACTGGACAAGCTGGGGAACAGCTATAGGGGGACCAGCTTCTGCCAG AAGTTGGTGTCTCTCTTCAATTTCCACAACTATGACAACCTGAGGCACTGTGCTCGGAAGTTAGACCCACGGCGTGAAGGGGGAGAAGTTCGG AACAAGACTGTGGTCAACCTGTTATTTGCGGCCTACAGTGGTGATGTCTCAGCTCTTCGAAG GTTTGCCTTGTCGGCCATGGATATGGAACAGAAAGACTATGACTCGCGCACAGCTCTGCATGTTGCTGCAGCTGAAG GACACATCGAAGTTGTTAAATTCCTGATCGAGGCTTGCAAAGTGAATCCTTTTGCCAAGGACAG ATGGGGCAACATTCCCCTGGATGATGCTGTGCAGTTCAACCATCTGGAGGTGGTCAAACTGCTTCAAGATTACCAGGATTCCTACACACTCTCTGACactcaggctgaggcagcagCTGAGGCCCTGTCTAAAGAGAACTTAGAAAGCATGGTATGA
- the LOC105474135 gene encoding glutaminase liver isoform, mitochondrial isoform X3, protein MWSFGDSSESGMLSRLGDLLFYTIAEGQEQIPIHKFTTALKATGLQTSDPRLQDCMSEMHRVVQESSSGGLLDRDLFRKCVSSNIVLLTQAFRKKFVIPDFEEFTGHVDRIFEDAKELTGGKVAAYIPQLAKSNPDLWGVSLCTVDGQRHSVGHTKIPFCLQSCVKPLTYAISISTLGTDYVHKFVGKEPSGLRYNKLSLNEEGIPHNPMVNAGAIVVSSLIKMDCNKAEKFDFVLQYLNKMAGNEYMGFSNATFQSEKETGDRNYAIGYYLKEKKCFPKGVDMMAALDLYFQLCSVEVTCESGSVMAATLANGGICPITGESVLSAEAVRNTLSLMHSCGMYDFSGQFAFHVGLPAKSAVSGAILLVVPNVMGMMCLSPPLDKLGNSYRGTSFCQKLVSLFNFHNYDNLRHCARKLDPRREGGEVRNKTVVNLLFAAYSGDVSALRRFALSAMDMEQKDYDSRTALHVAAAEGHIEVVKFLIEACKVNPFAKDRWGNIPLDDAVQFNHLEVVKLLQDYQDSYTLSDTQAEAAAEALSKENLESMV, encoded by the exons ATGTGGAGCTTTGG TGATTCATCAGAAAGTGGCATGCTGTCCCGCCTGGGTGATTTGCTCTTCTACACTATTGCTGAAGGACAGGAACAAATCCCTATCCACAAGTTCACCACT GCACTAAAGGCCACTGGACTGCAGACATCAGATCCTCGGCTCCAAGACTGCATGAGCGAGATGCACCGTGTGGTCCAAGAGTCCAGTAGTGGTGGCCTCTTGGACCGAGATCTCTTCCGAAA GTGTGTGAGCAGCAACATTGTGCTCCTGACCCAGGCATTCCGAAAGAAGTTTGTCATTCCTGATTTTGAGGAGTTCACGGGCCATGTGGATCGCATCTTTGAGGATGCCAAAGAGCTCACTGGAGGCAAA GTGGCAGCCTACATCCCTCAGCTGGCCAAGTCAAACCCAGACCTGTGGGGTGTCTCTCTGTGCACTGTGGATGGTCAGCG GCACTCTGTGGGCCACACAAAGATCCCCTTCTGCCTGCAGTCCTGTGTGAAGCCCCTCACCTATGCCATCTCCATAAGCACCCTAGGCACTGACTACGTGCACAAGTTTGTGGGCAAAGAGCCTAGTGGCCTGCGCTACAACAAGCTCTCCCTCAATGAGGAAG GAATCCCCCATAACCCCATGGTCAATGCTGGTGCCATTGTTGTCAGCTCCCTGATCAAG aTGGACTGTAACAAAGCAGAGAAGTTTGATTTT GTGTTGCAGTATCTCAACAAAATGGCTGGGAATGAATACATGGGTTTCAGCAATGCCAC ATTCCAGTCGGAGAAGGAAACAGGGGATCGGAATTATGCCATTGGCTATTATCTCAAGGAAAAGAAG TGCTTTCCTAAGGGGGTGGACATGATGGCTGCCCTTGATCTCTACTTCCAG CTGTGCTCTGTGGAGGTCACTTGTGAATCAGGCAGTGTCATGGCAGCCACCCTCGCCAATGGTGGGATCTGCCCCATCACAGGCGAGAGTGTGCTGAGTGCTGAAGCAGTGCGCAACACCCTCAGCCTCATGCATTCCTGCGGCATGTATGACTTCTCTGGCCAGTTTGCCTTCCAC GTGGGCCTGCCAGCCAAGTCAGCTGTATCAGGAGCCATCCTCCTGGTGGTACCCAATGTCATGGGAATGATGTGCCTGTCACCCCCACTGGACAAGCTGGGGAACAGCTATAGGGGGACCAGCTTCTGCCAG AAGTTGGTGTCTCTCTTCAATTTCCACAACTATGACAACCTGAGGCACTGTGCTCGGAAGTTAGACCCACGGCGTGAAGGGGGAGAAGTTCGG AACAAGACTGTGGTCAACCTGTTATTTGCGGCCTACAGTGGTGATGTCTCAGCTCTTCGAAG GTTTGCCTTGTCGGCCATGGATATGGAACAGAAAGACTATGACTCGCGCACAGCTCTGCATGTTGCTGCAGCTGAAG GACACATCGAAGTTGTTAAATTCCTGATCGAGGCTTGCAAAGTGAATCCTTTTGCCAAGGACAG ATGGGGCAACATTCCCCTGGATGATGCTGTGCAGTTCAACCATCTGGAGGTGGTCAAACTGCTTCAAGATTACCAGGATTCCTACACACTCTCTGACactcaggctgaggcagcagCTGAGGCCCTGTCTAAAGAGAACTTAGAAAGCATGGTATGA
- the LOC105474135 gene encoding glutaminase liver isoform, mitochondrial isoform X2, with translation MCDARVLLVRSDSSESGMLSRLGDLLFYTIAEGQEQIPIHKFTTALKATGLQTSDPRLQDCMSEMHRVVQESSSGGLLDRDLFRKCVSSNIVLLTQAFRKKFVIPDFEEFTGHVDRIFEDAKELTGGKVAAYIPQLAKSNPDLWGVSLCTVDGQRHSVGHTKIPFCLQSCVKPLTYAISISTLGTDYVHKFVGKEPSGLRYNKLSLNEEGIPHNPMVNAGAIVVSSLIKMDCNKAEKFDFVLQYLNKMAGNEYMGFSNATFQSEKETGDRNYAIGYYLKEKKCFPKGVDMMAALDLYFQLCSVEVTCESGSVMAATLANGGICPITGESVLSAEAVRNTLSLMHSCGMYDFSGQFAFHVGLPAKSAVSGAILLVVPNVMGMMCLSPPLDKLGNSYRGTSFCQKLVSLFNFHNYDNLRHCARKLDPRREGGEVRNKTVVNLLFAAYSGDVSALRRFALSAMDMEQKDYDSRTALHVAAAEGHIEVVKFLIEACKVNPFAKDRWGNIPLDDAVQFNHLEVVKLLQDYQDSYTLSDTQAEAAAEALSKENLESMV, from the exons ATGTGTGATGCTCGTGTGTTACTGGTGCGCAG TGATTCATCAGAAAGTGGCATGCTGTCCCGCCTGGGTGATTTGCTCTTCTACACTATTGCTGAAGGACAGGAACAAATCCCTATCCACAAGTTCACCACT GCACTAAAGGCCACTGGACTGCAGACATCAGATCCTCGGCTCCAAGACTGCATGAGCGAGATGCACCGTGTGGTCCAAGAGTCCAGTAGTGGTGGCCTCTTGGACCGAGATCTCTTCCGAAA GTGTGTGAGCAGCAACATTGTGCTCCTGACCCAGGCATTCCGAAAGAAGTTTGTCATTCCTGATTTTGAGGAGTTCACGGGCCATGTGGATCGCATCTTTGAGGATGCCAAAGAGCTCACTGGAGGCAAA GTGGCAGCCTACATCCCTCAGCTGGCCAAGTCAAACCCAGACCTGTGGGGTGTCTCTCTGTGCACTGTGGATGGTCAGCG GCACTCTGTGGGCCACACAAAGATCCCCTTCTGCCTGCAGTCCTGTGTGAAGCCCCTCACCTATGCCATCTCCATAAGCACCCTAGGCACTGACTACGTGCACAAGTTTGTGGGCAAAGAGCCTAGTGGCCTGCGCTACAACAAGCTCTCCCTCAATGAGGAAG GAATCCCCCATAACCCCATGGTCAATGCTGGTGCCATTGTTGTCAGCTCCCTGATCAAG aTGGACTGTAACAAAGCAGAGAAGTTTGATTTT GTGTTGCAGTATCTCAACAAAATGGCTGGGAATGAATACATGGGTTTCAGCAATGCCAC ATTCCAGTCGGAGAAGGAAACAGGGGATCGGAATTATGCCATTGGCTATTATCTCAAGGAAAAGAAG TGCTTTCCTAAGGGGGTGGACATGATGGCTGCCCTTGATCTCTACTTCCAG CTGTGCTCTGTGGAGGTCACTTGTGAATCAGGCAGTGTCATGGCAGCCACCCTCGCCAATGGTGGGATCTGCCCCATCACAGGCGAGAGTGTGCTGAGTGCTGAAGCAGTGCGCAACACCCTCAGCCTCATGCATTCCTGCGGCATGTATGACTTCTCTGGCCAGTTTGCCTTCCAC GTGGGCCTGCCAGCCAAGTCAGCTGTATCAGGAGCCATCCTCCTGGTGGTACCCAATGTCATGGGAATGATGTGCCTGTCACCCCCACTGGACAAGCTGGGGAACAGCTATAGGGGGACCAGCTTCTGCCAG AAGTTGGTGTCTCTCTTCAATTTCCACAACTATGACAACCTGAGGCACTGTGCTCGGAAGTTAGACCCACGGCGTGAAGGGGGAGAAGTTCGG AACAAGACTGTGGTCAACCTGTTATTTGCGGCCTACAGTGGTGATGTCTCAGCTCTTCGAAG GTTTGCCTTGTCGGCCATGGATATGGAACAGAAAGACTATGACTCGCGCACAGCTCTGCATGTTGCTGCAGCTGAAG GACACATCGAAGTTGTTAAATTCCTGATCGAGGCTTGCAAAGTGAATCCTTTTGCCAAGGACAG ATGGGGCAACATTCCCCTGGATGATGCTGTGCAGTTCAACCATCTGGAGGTGGTCAAACTGCTTCAAGATTACCAGGATTCCTACACACTCTCTGACactcaggctgaggcagcagCTGAGGCCCTGTCTAAAGAGAACTTAGAAAGCATGGTATGA
- the LOC105474135 gene encoding glutaminase liver isoform, mitochondrial isoform X4: protein MLSRLGDLLFYTIAEGQEQIPIHKFTTALKATGLQTSDPRLQDCMSEMHRVVQESSSGGLLDRDLFRKCVSSNIVLLTQAFRKKFVIPDFEEFTGHVDRIFEDAKELTGGKVAAYIPQLAKSNPDLWGVSLCTVDGQRHSVGHTKIPFCLQSCVKPLTYAISISTLGTDYVHKFVGKEPSGLRYNKLSLNEEGIPHNPMVNAGAIVVSSLIKMDCNKAEKFDFVLQYLNKMAGNEYMGFSNATFQSEKETGDRNYAIGYYLKEKKCFPKGVDMMAALDLYFQLCSVEVTCESGSVMAATLANGGICPITGESVLSAEAVRNTLSLMHSCGMYDFSGQFAFHVGLPAKSAVSGAILLVVPNVMGMMCLSPPLDKLGNSYRGTSFCQKLVSLFNFHNYDNLRHCARKLDPRREGGEVRNKTVVNLLFAAYSGDVSALRRFALSAMDMEQKDYDSRTALHVAAAEGHIEVVKFLIEACKVNPFAKDRWGNIPLDDAVQFNHLEVVKLLQDYQDSYTLSDTQAEAAAEALSKENLESMV, encoded by the exons ATGCTGTCCCGCCTGGGTGATTTGCTCTTCTACACTATTGCTGAAGGACAGGAACAAATCCCTATCCACAAGTTCACCACT GCACTAAAGGCCACTGGACTGCAGACATCAGATCCTCGGCTCCAAGACTGCATGAGCGAGATGCACCGTGTGGTCCAAGAGTCCAGTAGTGGTGGCCTCTTGGACCGAGATCTCTTCCGAAA GTGTGTGAGCAGCAACATTGTGCTCCTGACCCAGGCATTCCGAAAGAAGTTTGTCATTCCTGATTTTGAGGAGTTCACGGGCCATGTGGATCGCATCTTTGAGGATGCCAAAGAGCTCACTGGAGGCAAA GTGGCAGCCTACATCCCTCAGCTGGCCAAGTCAAACCCAGACCTGTGGGGTGTCTCTCTGTGCACTGTGGATGGTCAGCG GCACTCTGTGGGCCACACAAAGATCCCCTTCTGCCTGCAGTCCTGTGTGAAGCCCCTCACCTATGCCATCTCCATAAGCACCCTAGGCACTGACTACGTGCACAAGTTTGTGGGCAAAGAGCCTAGTGGCCTGCGCTACAACAAGCTCTCCCTCAATGAGGAAG GAATCCCCCATAACCCCATGGTCAATGCTGGTGCCATTGTTGTCAGCTCCCTGATCAAG aTGGACTGTAACAAAGCAGAGAAGTTTGATTTT GTGTTGCAGTATCTCAACAAAATGGCTGGGAATGAATACATGGGTTTCAGCAATGCCAC ATTCCAGTCGGAGAAGGAAACAGGGGATCGGAATTATGCCATTGGCTATTATCTCAAGGAAAAGAAG TGCTTTCCTAAGGGGGTGGACATGATGGCTGCCCTTGATCTCTACTTCCAG CTGTGCTCTGTGGAGGTCACTTGTGAATCAGGCAGTGTCATGGCAGCCACCCTCGCCAATGGTGGGATCTGCCCCATCACAGGCGAGAGTGTGCTGAGTGCTGAAGCAGTGCGCAACACCCTCAGCCTCATGCATTCCTGCGGCATGTATGACTTCTCTGGCCAGTTTGCCTTCCAC GTGGGCCTGCCAGCCAAGTCAGCTGTATCAGGAGCCATCCTCCTGGTGGTACCCAATGTCATGGGAATGATGTGCCTGTCACCCCCACTGGACAAGCTGGGGAACAGCTATAGGGGGACCAGCTTCTGCCAG AAGTTGGTGTCTCTCTTCAATTTCCACAACTATGACAACCTGAGGCACTGTGCTCGGAAGTTAGACCCACGGCGTGAAGGGGGAGAAGTTCGG AACAAGACTGTGGTCAACCTGTTATTTGCGGCCTACAGTGGTGATGTCTCAGCTCTTCGAAG GTTTGCCTTGTCGGCCATGGATATGGAACAGAAAGACTATGACTCGCGCACAGCTCTGCATGTTGCTGCAGCTGAAG GACACATCGAAGTTGTTAAATTCCTGATCGAGGCTTGCAAAGTGAATCCTTTTGCCAAGGACAG ATGGGGCAACATTCCCCTGGATGATGCTGTGCAGTTCAACCATCTGGAGGTGGTCAAACTGCTTCAAGATTACCAGGATTCCTACACACTCTCTGACactcaggctgaggcagcagCTGAGGCCCTGTCTAAAGAGAACTTAGAAAGCATGGTATGA
- the LOC105474136 gene encoding SPRY domain-containing protein 4: protein MALLFARSLRLCRWGAKRLGVASTEAQRGVSFKLEEKTAHSSLALFRGDTGVKYGLVGLEPTKVALNVERFREWAVVLADTAVTSGRHYWEVTVKRSQQFRIGVADVDMSRDSCIGVDDRSWVFTYAQRKWYTMLANEKAPIEGIGQPEKVGLLLEYEAQKLSLVDVSQVSVVHTLQTDFRGPVVPAFALWDGELLTHSGLEVPPGL from the exons ATGGCGCTGCTTTTTGCACGTTCTTTGCGCTTGTGCCGCTGGGGAGCCAAACGATTGGGAGTTGCCTccacagaggcccagagag GCGTCAGTttcaaattggaagaaaaaacCGCCCACAGCAGCCTGGCACTCTTCAGAGGTGATACGGGCGTCAAATATGGCTTGGTGGGATTGGAGCCCACCAAGGTGGCCTTGAATGTGGAGCGCTTCCGGGAGTGGGCAGTGGTGCTGGCAGACACAGCGGTCACCAGTGGCAGACACTACTGGGAAGTGACAGTGAAGCGCTCCCAGCAGTTCCGGATAGGAGTGGCAGATGTGGACATGTCGCGGGATAGCTGCATTGGTGTTGATGATCGTTCCTGGGTGTTCACCTATGCCCAGCGCAAGTggtacaccatgttggccaacgaGAAAGCCCCAATTGAGGGTATTGGGCAGCCAGAGAAGGTGGGGCTGCTGCTGGAGTATGAGGCCCAGAAGCTGAGCCTGGTGGATGTGAGCCAGGTCTCTGTGGTTCACACGCTACAGACAGATTTCCGGGGTCCAGTGGTGCCTGCCTTTGCTCTCTGGGATGGAGAGCTGCTGACCCATTCAGGGCTTGAGGTGCCCCCGGGCCTCTAG